The genomic stretch CCTTAAGGTGCTGGGGAATTCGACGTGGGTTATTGGTAATGATGTTTGGAATGTTACGCAGAATCGGCAGTATGCGAATAAGTTGATGTACAAGGGGAAGGATCGTGTTGGTCCGGCTGTGGGACACTACGTGAGCTACAGTACGTTGAATCCGACCAAATTACCGTACGAGATTAGCTGACAGTTCTCTCCTCTCGTGCAGATGGCGCTGCTTCGGATCTTAATTGGACGTCTGCTGCAATTGTCGCACAGGATAGCAACTGGATAAATGTCAGATTTACGGCTAAAGAGGGCGACTTTCACTGGGTCATCCACGATGGGCTTCCAGGCGCATACCAATACTTTGTGAACCACGCGCTTCCCACGCTGGGGGAATTCCGCACGCTCTGGCGCCTCGACAACACGTCTTTCACCCATGGCCACACCAAGGTCAAGGACGGTGTACTACCCCCGCTATCCGAATACGCAAACGCGACCAATGTGCAGGACGAAACCTGGCAGAAAGCTGATGGCACGTTCCTGACAAAGTACGACTGGAGTGATTTTATTAGAGAGCAGACGTACTATGGTGTTTACGGAGATGAGGTCGGGAGCTGGTATCTGAGTCCGGGAAAAGACCACTTCAATGGTGACCATCTAAAGCAAGAACTGATGGTACGCCTATCTATAGCCCTACCTATAGCACAAGCTGACTTGACTCAAAGATCCACCGCGAATCCGAAACTGGCGACACCGTCCAACTAAATATGATTCATGGAACCCACTACATGGCCGTAGCAACCGATTCCTTCGCCGACAACAAAGTCTGGGGTCCCTGGCTCTGGTACCTGAACTCTGGGTCCAAGGCCGACGCAGCCGCACGTTGGAAACAGGAACTAGACGCCTGGCCATACAAGTGGTTCGACAATAAGGCGTACCAGTCTCGTGGTAAGATTCAGGGGCGGCTTCGACTCAGCGATGGCAGACCGGCTGCCGGCGCCGCAGTCTTCCTAGGTGATAACCGCAATACCACTGTCTCTACACTAGACCAAGGCCAAGGATACTACTACACCACGTACGCCGATGCCGACGGGAAATTCAGCATACACGACATTCGCACGGGAACATACGCGCTATACGCGTGGGGGAACGGCGGTGCGCTGGAAAACGTCATTTCCAACTTCACCCACAACGACGTTGTGATTCAGCAGGGCAAAAACACTAATCTCAAAGATCTCACGTGGAAGGTTCCCGACTGCTCCAAGCGCATCTTCCAAATCGGAGACTTTGACCGCAAGAGTGATGGGTTTGGCCTCGCGGATCCGAGCAAGCCGTTTGAACACGCGCGCATCGCAAAGTGTCCGGCTAACCTGACCTACGCGGTTGGCAAGAGTGCCAGAAAAGACTGGTGCTTTGGCCAGTCGGTCGAGGGAACATGGACAGTTGTTTTCGAATCACGGACTGAGGCCCAGGCTAAGCTTACGCTTTCGCTCGCGGGTTTCTCGCAGGGGACCAGCGCCGATGTGCTGCTGAATGGGGTGCACGTGGGCAATATTACCAGTACAAGTTTGCTGAACAGTCAGGATACGTACCGTGGGGCTACGAGGGCGGGGGAGTGGAGACTATTAGAATTTGGGGTTGAGAAGGGAAAGTTGAAGAAGGGGGTGAATAAGTTGGATGTCAAGGTTACGAAGAGTACACGATGGAGGGGGTGGCTGTGGGATAGTGTTGTGTTGGATGTGGTGTAAGTGTACAACCAACAGCTTCGTCTTCTCGTTGCTTTTTTGTTTTCAATTGCTCAACGGCCGCACCAAGTTGTCGTCGGAGAGTAGTCCTCCTAGGGCACCAAGCATGCCCTGAAGCCTTTCCGACTCGATGCCTATGCTCAGATCCACCAACCCGCCAGCGGGAGGAGAGAACTGGCGCAGCGTCACACCACACCTGGCGAGTGTAGCAGCAGACTGGTCGTCAACGACGTAGCCTTGATTATACACGACCTCTGTTATTCCAACTTGGGTGATCTTGGTAGCGCACGTCAGGCATGGGCACGTGTTGCAGTACAAAGTGGCACCCTCGCCGATGCGTTCGCGGCCGGCTTCAAGTAGGGCGTTTTCTTCGGCATGAAGGCAGATGCAGGCCGAGAGGCTACCCGACGTACCACTATTACAGCGTGCGCCTGGAGAACATGTCAGCATGGCTTCGCTTGTTGGTCCTTTTGTTCACGTACATCCGCCCTGGTTGCAGTTTGTGTTGCGGCGTGATGTGCCATTGTAGCCAGTGCTGATGATTCGTCTGTCCCTCACGATTACGGCACCTACTCTTCTCTTCATGCAGTTGCACCTCATAGCCGCTAGACCGGCTATCATCATGAAGTATTGGTCCCAGTCTGGCCGCAAACGCGTGTCGTCCAGGAGGTTGACGGCGCGTATGGCTTCATGTAGGGAGGCCAACGAAGCCGAGTTGTTGAGGAGCTTCAGCTGGGCTCGCTGGAATAGGCCACATAGTCCCGTATTGGGCGCGTAGAGATGCTCGTCGTTCTTGAGGACAAAAGCCTCGAGATCAGGTTCTGGGAGCTGCTTGGCTGCACAGACGCGCTGGAATCTCTTCCAGCGCACCATCAAGGGTGCATCTACGCTGACGAGAAGGAAGAAGGGGCGGATGAGGAGCTGGTTCACTACGGCATCGTCCCAGACGCCTGTCATGACCCAGCGCTCTCTCCATCTCAACGTCACGTGTGCGCTCAGCGAGTCTACATTCTGGAAGTTGTGTTCTGGGCTAACACCCAGTTCTTCGGCCGAGGGGAACGGATTACCCGTCGGAGGGGTGGTAGGAATAGTGGTAGCTGTCGGAGCTAGGTGTATGCGTGTGAAGCCATGCTGCTCAACGAGGTATGAGGCTATCGACGACTTGCCGGCACATATTCCTACGGCGAGTCAGCGAAGCAGCAGACACATCCGGGCAGCTTCTTGCCTCCGCACAATCCAATCAACATGGCGAAACGAGGTTGTGTAGGCAAACATGCTGGCGGCGGTGAGTTGGATGTAAGAGCTTCATGTTTAGCGTGTTGGCGGCTGCAGGAACACGGCACGGCGGGAACCCCCACCTGTCTGGACGCATGACACGAACGGCGCGGGGCCCAAGTAGCTGGAGCCCGCCATAGGCATCACATTCACTCTCAGGCGCTCGTTCCTGGCCACTTGACCTTGTCTTACCTGGTGCCTGGTGCCTGTGACTGTGGACGTCATCGCCTGCTAAATCTCAATATACTTTTGATGGTTGGTTGCCGCGACATATTCCAGTCCATTCCCATACCTAACCTCATCGCCCAATACCCCACTAGTACCATGGTACAGTCGACTCAACGAGCCTCACAATCCAACTGCTCTCAAATAACTTCAAACAATTAGAACGACCTACTAAACAACTACACAACATGGCGACGCTCAAGTTTGCGCCCTGGCTGAGTGACGTCGACGTGCAATTCTACGCCGCCCTCGCGCATATCAAGATTAACCATGAtaagctcgacgactcggCGCGCAAGGTCCTCGGCTTATACGAGGTGCGCCCTAGCGAGCACTCGTCGCGCTCCATGCGCGTCCAGATACATCCAAACGCCCTCACATCGGACGAGTATGATATGCGCACCTGGAGTAGGAGTTATGATTGACAGTAACCAGGACACCCCCTAATTTCTGCCGCGCCGAAGGCATTATTAAAAACTGTAATACCATAGAAGACTACAAGAACCTCGATCGCGCTGCGATTCTCGATCGATGCGCCCAGACGGTAGACTCAGATGTGTCTGTTAAACTTATAGTCTGCTAATGTAGTCAGATATGGGATGCGATTCACGACGGCTCCATATACGAATGCCCCTCGCTCCTCTCGTCGTTTACCGCCATCATCTTTGCCAACCTCAAAAAGTACAAGTTCACATACCACTTTGGCTTTCCTGCCATACAGTCAGACCCACCATGGAAACAAGTGGGAGAGGCGACAAGGCTACAGGCTAGGGAGACTACGTATCTCGTAGACGCGGTGCAGACGTGGCGATACAGCTCCGATGTGCGCCAAAGAGGCTTCTTTCTGGCAAAGCGCATACGAGGCGGCGGCGACGCGGAGGAGCGACCAAAGACGCCAGTATCGCCGCTGGAAGAGTTTGGCTACACGTGGACTATTGGAAGGCTGGAGGCAtatgagaagggcttcttcGAAAAGGTCGATAGTCAGGATCGCTTTATTTGCTTCGCGGACCCCTCCACGTACGAGACGAACCCGGGGTGGCCGCTTCGCAACCTGCTCATACTCATGCGACATCGATGGCATCTGAACGATGCTCAGATCATGTGCTATCGCGATACGCATACGCGACGCGACCAGCCGAACTCCTTGATCCTGCAACTCCACTCCGATCCTGCGCCCGAATCCGCGCCCATGTCGCCTGTGTCGGAACGGTCAGACCGGTCACAGGCGCCGAAGCTACCAAAGGTGACGGGCTGGGAGAGGACAGAGGCGGGAAAGCTCACGTCTCGCAACGTTGACCTGTCAGAGTACATGGACGAGAGAAAACTGGCGGATCAGGCTGTGGACCTGAATCTTAAGCTGATCAAGTGGCGCATTGCTCCTACCATTGACCTGGATGTTATCAAAAACTGTAAATGCTTGCTGCTTGGAGCGGGTACCCTGGGCACATATGTCTCGCGAACGCTCATGGGATGGGGCGTGAGGAAAATCACCTTCATCGACAACGCGACTGTCAGTTTCTCAAACCCAGTGCGACAACCGCTATTCAACTTCAAAGACTGCATACAGGGTGGAGCGAAGAAGGCGGAACGCGCAGCCGAAGCACTCGAGGAGATCTACCCAGGTGTAGATGCAACTGGCCATGTCATGGAAGTCCCCATGCTAGGCCACCCAATGACGGACCCAGCAAAGACGAAGCTCGAGTTTGAAAAACTCCAGCAGCTCATTAGTGAGCACGACGCCATCTTCCTCCTCATGGACACGCGAGAGAGCAGATGGCTACCAACTGTCATGGGCAAAGCTCACGGCAAAATCGTCCTCAACGCCGCCCTGGGCTTTGACACGTACGTTGTCATGCGGCATGGTCTGAAAGCCACACAAGAAGGTGAAGCAGAGCTAGGATGTTACTTTTGCAACGACGTCGTTGCGCCCGCAGACGTATGTCATCACATTCTTCTCTCTGAAACCCCCATACTAACTCCAAATCAGTCCCTAAGTAACGCGACTCTCGACCAACAATGCACCGTCACCCGCCCTGGCGTGGCACCCCTCGCCTCCAGCCTCTTAGTCGAACTTCTAATCTCTATACTTCAACATCCACACAAAGCCCGCGCTGCACCCCCTTCCCAAACCACCAAACCAACCTCATCCCACCCCGCCCTCCCCCCTCCTTTCCAACACCCTCTAGGCATCATCCCTCACACTATCCGCGGCTACCTCTCCACCTTCTCCAATCTGCAGGTCGAAGGCAAACCATACGACTGCTGCTCTGCGTGCAGTGAACGTGTGCTAGAGGCGTATGAAAAGGATCCTTGGGCGTTTGTGCAAAGAGCGCTTGACGAGAGGGGGTGGGTGGAGGAGATGAGTGGATTGAAGGAGGTGCAGAGACGGGCGGATGAAGCGGAGGGAGATTTGGATTGGGATGAGGAGGGCGAAGGAGAGGGCGGGGggttggaggaggagggcGAGTTATTGTGACAGTTATGGAAGAGGTTCTGGGCCAAGGGGAGGTGGCGGTGGAGATGGATTAGGTGGTTGACGTGGCCCTCGGCTTGGTTTTGGGGGGCTTGAGTCGTATGTTGACCCATATATGTATTCACTTATTATTATCACATGAACGTCATCGTGTTTGATGTTTTTGGGGGTTTTTTGGTGCAAGGAAACAATTAACATCAACGTTTTGCATGAAGATTTTTAATCCTTTTCTCCCACTGAAATGCGGTATATGGGAGCTAAACTCCGTCTTCTTCATTGCAACTTCCAGTCAGTATTTCTACATGCAATGATCGAGCCAGAGAAACACATAGGGTGCTGTCTACAGTGTTTTTATTGCCCAAAGGCTTCCACATCGTCGCTTTTCGTTGTGTATATTTCTGGTTTCTTCAAGCTTCTCTCATGCGGACGGGATAATCATGTTTTAGCTAAGGTGAAAAAAAAACTGTCCCATAGTTCTCAAGGCTGTTATTTTAGAAATAGTACGTGAGAAGAAGATGAGGTAAAGGTAAAGAATGAGGAaagaaggaaggaaggaaggaaggaaggaaaGAGAACACATCAAATATCTGCTCAACCAGTTTTTATTTAGCTGCAACACAGCAGAAGCGGGGGAAAGACATGAGCATTAGGATTGTAGTTTTAGTACAGCCGCACAGGAAGATAGAAAAGAACAGGAACATGAGGAAAAGCATACCTCGTTGCTGGGGCAGTTTCAGTGATTGATGTCGTCGTATTCATTTTTTATTATAAATGgaaagaagaaagagaagagaggGATGGAGGGAAGGTACTGATAGTCGTGTTGGTGTGGCTTTTATAGATAGTTTCTGGGCGTACGTGAAACGGAGGAGGGGAACGAAGAAACATCTACGTGTTCGCAGTTAATCTTAGTACAACTTACAAGAAGAGGAAGATAGCAGAACACTCATAGACAGTGTAGAAATCTGTTTTCAAAAGTTTGTCATGAGGAGGCTGCAGTGGTATTTTTTTTACTATCGTGCGTGGGCTTTTATACAACACCAGCGGAAAGAAAGAGTGGTCATTGTCCTTTTGTACACTGTTTTTGAATGCATAGGCATAGAGGGAAGCAGGACATCGCGAGCTGCTGGTAGAATTTTGAAATTCCGAAATTTTGGGAGTGGGAAATGAGGGATTG from Pyrenophora tritici-repentis strain M4 chromosome 1, whole genome shotgun sequence encodes the following:
- a CDS encoding ComEB, Deoxycytidylate deaminase; this translates as MSRQPTIKRICAGKSSIASYLVEQHGFTRIHLAPTATTIPTTPPTGNPFPSAEELGVSPEHNFQNVDSLSAHVTLRWRERWVMTGVWDDAVVNQLLIRPFFLLVSVDAPLMVRWKRFQRVCAAKQLPEPDLEAFVLKNDEHLYAPNTGLCGLFQRAQLKLLNNSASLASLHEAIRAVNLLDDTRLRPDWDQYFMMIAGLAAMRCNCMKRRVGAVIVRDRRIISTGYNGTSRRNTNCNQGGCARCNSGTSGSLSACICLHAEENALLEAGRERIGEGATLYCNTCPCLTCATKITQVGITEVVYNQGYVVDDQSAATLARCGVTLRQFSPPAGGLVDLSIGIESERLQGMLGALGGLLSDDNLVRPLSN
- a CDS encoding rhamnogalacturonate lyase precursor is translated as MSAFKFLWLAVLAIAAPVEERSKKPKSFLKVLGNSTWVIGNDVWNVTQNRQYANKLMYKGKDRVGPAVGHYVSYNGAASDLNWTSAAIVAQDSNWINVRFTAKEGDFHWVIHDGLPGAYQYFVNHALPTLGEFRTLWRLDNTSFTHGHTKVKDGVLPPLSEYANATNVQDETWQKADGTFLTKYDWSDFIREQTYYGVYGDEVGSWYLSPGKDHFNGDHLKQELMIHRESETGDTVQLNMIHGTHYMAVATDSFADNKVWGPWLWYLNSGSKADAAARWKQELDAWPYKWFDNKAYQSRGKIQGRLRLSDGRPAAGAAVFLGDNRNTTVSTLDQGQGYYYTTYADADGKFSIHDIRTGTYALYAWGNGGALENVISNFTHNDVVIQQGKNTNLKDLTWKVPDCSKRIFQIGDFDRKSDGFGLADPSKPFEHARIAKCPANLTYAVGKSARKDWCFGQSVEGTWTVVFESRTEAQAKLTLSLAGFSQGTSADVLLNGVHVGNITSTSLLNSQDTYRGATRAGEWRLLEFGVEKGKLKKGVNKLDVKVTKSTRWRGWLWDSVVLDVV